From a region of the Patescibacteria group bacterium genome:
- a CDS encoding Bro-N domain-containing protein translates to MENNQNPENHIAIFKGKTIRKIIYQKEWWFSVVDIIQALTDSDRPSVYWTAMKARVKDESNFQLSTICRQLKLEAPDGKMRETDCANTEGILRIIQSVPSPKAEPLKRWLAKVGFERIQEIEDPELATKRTKILYKLKGYSDSWIEKRMRGIAIREELTDEWQKRGVKKNIEFAILTAEISKAAFDMTPSQYKRLKGLKRENLRDHMDDLELIFSMLGEASTTKITKERNAKGFIENKIAAQKGGKIAGDARRKLEIESGGKVITKENYLTTPENRKKIKN, encoded by the coding sequence ATGGAAAACAACCAAAATCCAGAAAACCACATTGCCATTTTCAAAGGCAAAACTATCAGAAAAATCATTTATCAAAAAGAATGGTGGTTTTCTGTGGTTGATATTATTCAGGCACTTACCGATAGTGACCGCCCTAGTGTTTATTGGACTGCTATGAAAGCAAGAGTTAAAGATGAAAGCAATTTTCAACTATCTACAATTTGTAGACAGTTGAAATTGGAAGCGCCAGATGGCAAAATGCGTGAAACTGACTGTGCAAACACGGAGGGTATATTACGAATTATCCAATCAGTCCCATCACCTAAAGCCGAGCCGTTGAAACGATGGCTAGCCAAGGTAGGTTTTGAAAGAATTCAAGAAATTGAAGACCCAGAATTGGCAACAAAACGAACTAAAATATTATACAAACTCAAGGGCTATTCTGATTCTTGGATTGAGAAACGTATGCGTGGTATTGCCATACGTGAGGAGCTAACTGATGAATGGCAAAAACGAGGCGTTAAAAAAAATATTGAGTTTGCGATTTTGACTGCAGAAATATCAAAAGCAGCTTTTGATATGACGCCAAGTCAGTACAAAAGGTTAAAAGGTTTGAAGCGAGAAAATCTGCGTGATCATATGGACGATCTCGAATTAATCTTTTCCATGCTTGGCGAAGCTTCAACTACGAAAATAACCAAAGAGAGAAATGCTAAGGGTTTTATTGAAAATAAAATTGCCGCCCAAAAAGGCGGAAAAATTGCAGGAGATGCCCGACGAAAACTTGAAATTGAATCTGGTGGCAAGGTTATTACGAAAGAAAATTATTTAACTACGCCAGAAAATAGGAAGAAAATTAAAAATTAG
- a CDS encoding low molecular weight phosphatase family protein yields MEILFICRANVGRSQMAPAFFNRLSKKHKAVGAGTHVDNRCGEPLHPFVVQCMSEVGYDLSKNTRKQLTPKMVKNTDKIIVITEKENLPDYVDLSKVVFWEIDDAKDKSLEFHRQIRDQIKSLVEKLVKEIG; encoded by the coding sequence ATGGAAATACTTTTTATTTGTAGAGCAAATGTTGGACGAAGCCAAATGGCTCCTGCTTTTTTCAATAGATTATCTAAGAAACATAAAGCAGTTGGCGCTGGAACTCATGTTGATAATCGCTGCGGTGAACCTTTACATCCTTTTGTTGTTCAATGTATGTCTGAAGTAGGTTATGATTTATCCAAAAACACCAGAAAACAACTTACTCCTAAAATGGTCAAAAATACTGATAAAATTATTGTAATAACAGAAAAAGAGAATTTACCAGATTATGTTGATTTGTCAAAAGTTGTTTTCTGGGAGATTGATGATGCAAAAGATAAATCTTTAGAGTTCCATCGCCAAATTAGAGACCAAATAAAAAGTTTGGTTGAAAAATTAGTAAAAGAAATTGGATAA